AAGACTGAAAAGGCGTTGGACAAAGCCAAGGAAAAGATCGTACAGCTAAATGAGAAGGCCGAATCAAGTAAGGATCGCCAAGTaacaaaatttgaagaagagagGGCTCAATTCGAGAGAGAGAAGGCCCATTGGGTACGTTCAGAAGCTCAGCTCCATGCacagttggaagaaatgagaaggtacaatagagaataCCAGCATGCAGATTTTGATAGGGAGATGGCTCAGGCGAGACTCGAGCAGGCTAGACTTCGGGCTCAGTTAGAGTCAGCCTTAGATCGTGAGGGACACATAAGGGagatagccaccactcgccagcagcagttACAAGATCGAGACCAGAATTTCCagtacttcaaagagcaagtccATAATTTGGCTGTTTATACcgctcaaagttatgtgaactgccaagggatggattatgagaagtttttggagcatgcacctacttttgcccgtcatcttgcaGCAGAGTTAGAAAGGATGTACCGTACATTAGGGGGTCAACAAGGGCAAGCCCCACCATGAGCAGATGTTCCGGTATTTGAAAGCAAGAAGATTGTGGAGTTGAATTATAGTCGTAGTTGTTAGAACTTTTCATGTAGTAGTTATGTTTTAGTTTTAGTCATTGTTGAATCTTTAAAATCGTTGTCTTTTAGTCTTGTCAGAGTTTGGTAAGTCATTTTCAATGTAATGTCCTTtctgttattgtattattttgttttgttaaaaaaaaactACTATTATTGTTTTCCCCTGAACTACGTAACGGTCTGATtgatgcggcgtcatgatacgtaggcaatcctcatcggatgcgatcataaccataattaatctaaaaaaaaatgaaaaaaaacgttaaattcaagatgaaaataaaccaataaatcaataagccgggatgaaacataaaGCCTTCCAAGATCATTTTAGAAATGAAAATGGCATTAGGTGCATGACATATAATGTGTGATTAATATCTGCAAAATGTCTAACTCTAACACGTTTGTTGTTTGTCattttaaaagataaagtaaaacataggtggttggtttgtggtttaaactggcgactcacccttacaacacgagatcaaaaggaaaaaGTAGAATGGCAAACAACAATGAGAATAAGTCAGATAATGATGATGTCCATGGACAATTGGTTGAACAAGGTTCAGGACTGGTTGAAGAAGTAAGAGTGTTGAAGCAACAATTGGtagagatgtaccaagcctgggtgaATGGACAAGCACTGCCCTCACTACCCATAGGGCCTTCGGATAATCTTCATAATGTGTCAGTTGCCACTCAAGTGTCTATATCCATAACAAGTAACCCATTGTACCAACCTGGATTCAGTCCGAGCATTAGCCTTCCCACTATCCCCATTACCTCCATTCCACGTCCTCCAATCGCACCTCTCAGAAATGACCCACCTACTATACCCATTGTCCATACTTTCACTATCCCTCAACCGGCTCTTGCTCAAAAGTCCAATAATGATCCACAACTGGATGCTCATGATGCCCAACATTACTCTCCAGAACTGACTTTAAAGGTTCCAGATTCCTACAAGCATACTCATAACATGTTCCCAATTGAGATCGAAAAGCACGAAAAGAATATggaacaagaggaaatgaccagaaaaatAAGAGCTTGGAACAAACCATGAGAAACATACTGGGTTTGGGGGGCCACAAAAGTGTTTCGTTTAACGATCTATGCATGTTTCCCCATGTTCATTTGCCACCCggcttcaagacccccaagtttgacaagtatgatgggcatggtgatcccgTTGCACATTTGAAGAGGTATTGTAACCAATTAAGGGGAGCGGGAGGCAAAGAAGAATTGCTtgtggcttattttggggaaagtttgaCAGGAATTGCTTCAGAGTGGTTCATAGATCAAGACATCTCTCACTGGCACGTTTggaatgacatggctcaagattttatCCAACAGTTTCAGTATAACATTGATATAGTGCCAGACCGCTCCTCTCTCATCAACATAAAAAAGAAACCAACAGAAAGCTTCAAagaatatgcaatcaagtggagaGAGCGGGCTGTTAGGGTCAAACCACCAATGAATGAGGCAGAAATGATTGACTATTTTATCCAAGCTCAGGATCCTGATTACCTCCATTACATGTTGGCCGTCATTGGTAAACCTTTCGCTGAGGCGATTAAGATTGGTGAAATAGTTGAGAATAGCATGAAGTCAGGCAAAATTGTGAGTCAGGCAGCCCTTAAAGCGACCACACAAGCAATTCAAAGCGGGTCAAGCAGTTTCGAAAATTGGAAAAAGAAGGAGGAAGGATCCATGATGGCATCTGGGTTCGGGGGAGTTCAAAGAGGAATAGATCCTTCTTACGTGCAATTCCAACAAGGACTATCCAACCCTCCCCAACATTATTATCCGCCTCAAGGTCCCCGATACTTAGTTCCCCTACAACAATACACAGTGTTTAATGCTCAGGCTTATGCTAGGCCTCCCAATCACCAACAATGGCGGGCACCGATTCCATAAGGCTCCCGTCAACTCCGGTCGAATTTTCAGGCACCATATAATCCTCGTCCCCGACAAGAATATATGAGAGAATAGGAGCCAAAGAAAGAGTTCACCCCAATTGGAGAATCGTATACAAGCCTATTTCGAAAGTTGATGCAGTTAAAGTTGATTGAACCTATTATGCCGCGTTATGTGAATCcaaattcaaaaggttttgacTCAAATGCAAGATGTGAGTATCACTCTAACACCCAAGGGCATAGTACCGAAAACTGTTGGACATTAAAGAAAGCCATTGAAAATTTGATTGAAGCAAAGACAATTGTTGTAACAAACAATGAGGATACTCCTAATATCACAAACAATCCGCTCCCAACTCATgataatacatattttattgggatgatttgtgatgatcgGGATTATAAGCAGTCGGGCAAGACAGAGATGGTTGTTAGAACCATAGGGCCAGAACCAAAAGTGATAGTGAGCCTGCCGCAATTGGcaccgttgattgtgaaaggtgCGAGTTCTAGTTTGAACTTAGCATGTTCTGAAAAAACGATTCTCTATGTTCCTGGAAGCACAAAAAAGGTTGAGGTTCAATTAGGTGGGCCAAAACTTTACATCCCCGGGGGCATTCAAAAGATCATTCCGAATaatggtttgaggaatataaCAGAGTCAGTCATGATCCGACCTGTTGCCCAACTCCCAGTGACAAACACAAAAGTTATTCCCTGGAATTATAACAAGACAGtcatgacatacaaaggaaaagatATAGTTGAAAAAACAGGTGAAATGGGGGGCTTGACCCGCTCTGGAAGGTGTTATTCACCAGAGGAATTGAGAAAAGCTAAGCAAGCCAGGGAAAGTCACTTGCCAGTGAAAGAACCCATTACAGAAAAAGAAGTGGAGGAATTCCTTAAGAATATGAAAATGCAAGACTACTCAATCATTGAAAAACTAAGGAaaactcctgctcagatatctttGTTATCTCTGCTTTTGCATTCAGAAGAGCATCGTCGTGTATTGATCAAAACTCTGAACGAGGCATATGTCTCAGAAAAGACAACGGTGAATCAGCTAGAAAAAATGGCTGGAAGATTCTTTGACGTAAATAGAATTACTTTCAGCGATGATGATTTGCCTGAGGAAGGGGCTAGCCACAATAGAGCTTTGCATCTTATGGTCAAATGTGAAGGGCACTACGTAAAAGGAGTCATGATTGACGGAGGCTCAAGTGTAGATGTGTGTCCTCTTTCTACTCTACAACAGCTGaacattgacactaacagaattcgAATCAGTAATGTTAGCATCAGAGCTTTTGATGGTTCAAAAAGagacactattggggaaatcgaaCTCACCATGACAATCGGCCCGGTTGATTTTAACATTGCCTTTCAAGTGTTAGAtatggaaacttcctataattttcttttgggaaggccgtggatccatatGGCCAGAGCTGTACCATCCACcctacatcaaatggtcaaattcgagtgtgaCGGGCAAGAAATTATTATTCATGGGGAGGACGACTCATCCGTCTATAAAGACCCGTCCATTCCATATATcgaggccaaggaaggatgtgaATCCATCATATATCAAGCATTTGAGGTGATTGAGGTGGACCAAGTGGAAGAAGGAAAACCAATTCTGCATCCCCGTCTTTCAGCCACATCTATGATAGTAGCTTCGCTAATGTTGAGGAATGGCTATGAACCAGGAAAAGGATTGGGATCCTCTCTACAAGGAATTGTGAACCCTATTGCTCCATTTTCGAAGAAAAATACCTTTGGCTTGGGCTTTAAACCAACATCAGCTGACATAGACAGAGTCAAGGCCCGTACAAAGAATGGTTGGAATCTGTCCAAACCAATCCCTCACATTGCCtactcttttgtcaagccacaatttgaagaagtccaaaatccttctacTCAGGATGACATTGACGGAGTTTGCCAGGGTCTCAAGGAGATGTTCTA
The nucleotide sequence above comes from Nicotiana tabacum cultivar K326 chromosome 12, ASM71507v2, whole genome shotgun sequence. Encoded proteins:
- the LOC142167121 gene encoding uncharacterized protein LOC142167121, with amino-acid sequence MRNILGLGGHKSVSFNDLCMFPHVHLPPGFKTPKFDKYDGHGDPVAHLKRYCNQLRGAGGKEELLVAYFGESLTGIASEWFIDQDISHWHVWNDMAQDFIQQFQYNIDIVPDRSSLINIKKKPTESFKEYAIKWRERAVRVKPPMNEAEMIDYFIQAQDPDYLHYMLAVIGKPFAEAIKIGEIVENSMKSGKIVSQAALKATTQAIQSGSSSFENWKKKEEGSMMASGFGGVQRGIDPSYVQFQQGLSNPPQHYYPPQGPRYLVPLQQYTVFNAQAYARPPNHQQWRAPIP
- the LOC107763836 gene encoding uncharacterized protein LOC107763836, translating into MPRYVNPNSKGFDSNARCEYHSNTQGHSTENCWTLKKAIENLIEAKTIVVTNNEDTPNITNNPLPTHDNTYFIGMICDDRDYKQSGKTEMVVRTIGPEPKVIVSLPQLAPLIVKGASSSLNLACSEKTILYVPGSTKKVEVQLGGPKLYIPGGIQKIIPNNGLRNITESVMIRPVAQLPVTNTKVIPWNYNKTVMTYKGKDIVEKTGEMGGLTRSGRCYSPEELRKAKQARESHLPVKEPITEKEVEEFLKNMKMQDYSIIEKLRKTPAQISLLSLLLHSEEHRRVLIKTLNEAYVSEKTTVNQLEKMAGRFFDVNRITFSDDDLPEEGASHNRALHLMVKCEGHYVKGVMIDGGSSVDVCPLSTLQQLNIDTNRIRISNVSIRAFDGSKRDTIGEIELTMTIGPVDFNIAFQVLDMETSYNFLLGRPWIHMARAVPSTLHQMVKFECDGQEIIIHGEDDSSVYKDPSIPYIEAKEGCESIIYQAFEVIEVDQVEEGKPILHPRLSATSMIVASLMLRNGYEPGKGLGSSLQGIVNPIAPFSKKNTFGLGFKPTSADIDRVKARTKNGWNLSKPIPHIAYSFVKPQFEEVQNPSTQDDIDGVCQGLKEMFYEINMVQVFLQSTDWMCKNKIPSLARESGTFDLNTSHNQLWRNACRDIGSQDPSSHQLIKKQAYENIS